DNA sequence from the Lonchura striata isolate bLonStr1 chromosome 7, bLonStr1.mat, whole genome shotgun sequence genome:
ggcagccagcagcaaaCAAAGACTCCCATGATGATAGAAAGGGTCTGCAGCACCCTGGTCTCCTTGTGCAAAGAACTCCGCAAAGAGGAGGTGGGCTCCTTGCCAGGAGCTGGCCACTGCCCCCCTGCTCTCTCAAGGGTGGAGATGCGGCAGATCTGGGCCTGGGCAATTCTGTAGATCCTGGTATAGGTGATGATCATTATGGCCACGGGGATGTAGAAGCTGATAAGGGAGGAGGTGATGGCATAAGTGCGGTTCAACCTGACATCACAGCGCGGTGTCCCAGGTAGCCAGGAGCCTGGATCTCTACTGTCCTTGGCTTTATGCCACTGTAGCTGCACAGGGATGAAGGAGATGAGGATGGAGAGAGCCCAGGCCATGGCTATCATGGCACAAGCAAGGCGCTGTGTCATCTTGCGCTCATAGCGAAAGGGGCTGGCGATGGCCCAGTACCGGTCCAGGCTGATGATGCAGAGGTGGAGGATGGAGGCGGTGGAGCACATGATGTCAAAGGCCACCCAGGTGTCACAAAAGTGGCTGCCAAAGAGCCAGGAGCCTCCGGCCACCTCAGTGACCGCCTTCCAGGGCATCACCAAAAGGGCCACGCAGAGGTCCGAGATGGCCAGTGACAGCACGAACCAGTTGGTGACCTTGTTGCGGAGGTGGCGGAAGCGCAGGACGGCGAGGCACACGAGCGCGTTGCCCAGCAGCGTGCTCAGCACCAGGGCGCCCAGCAGGCACCCGGTGAGTGCCCGCAGCACCCACGGGCCGCCCCCCAGCGCCGCGCTCCCCATcggggcgcggccgcggcgccggccccgctgccccgtgCCCCCCACGGCCGGCCCGCGGGGGCAtcgccgcccgccgccctcGGTGTGCCCGCGGCGGCCGGGCTGTCCCGGCTACTCACCCGCTGCTGCCGGGGCCTCGCCTCCCGGTGGCCGGAGGGACGGGGCtccgggcggcggggccggggcagccggACCGAGCGGGGCCGCCCGCGAAGGGATGGAGCGCTGTTCCCCGCGGCGCGGCGGAGCTCTCCGCACGGCAGCGCCCTTTCCCGGTGCCAGGTGTCAGGGGCGAGGCAGGACCTGGCGCTCTCCAAGGGTCTCCCTTTTGAGACCGCGATCACATCTCAGCTTAGCGAGCAGGATGTCACTTCGTGTCTGTTTACACCCACGGGAAATGCGCTCAAGTCTGGCTGACAGAATCTGTTTTCACCAAAATAGTATTGTGCAGTTTATTCTTTGGTTTGAAATTTTATGTTCTGAAACCAAAAGCACAGAAACCTAAGATCTCTAGTTTGGATCTGCTGCATTTTGGCAATAAGTTGTTCACAACGCCCGAACCCTGCCTCTTTATTTTTCAGCCAAAGGTGTCTTCTGATGTATTCCAACAGTCTTCTGTATGTTATTATAATAATGTGCATGTTGtcatataaatgtatataattACATATAAATGAATATAATTATAGCACATATTTACAGCCTACATTCAATAAAATATCCTAATGCAAATAGGGCGTAATTCTTCGTTTTCAAAGAATTTGTATGGTAATCCTGTCATGGGAAAGAAGAGATTAGGacataaatagaaaatatcAATTAATGCAATTAATTGACATGGGAAACAGgtattatttttacattaggtattttttttatttctttgcctCTTAATTAAAACCACTCCAGTCACTAGTTccaatacaaataattttcaaacagtAAGTATCTGACTTCCATTCTTATGATATTTCTGGTAATTAGTAGAGAGAGGGGAAATTCTAAAAATAAACCTTgaacagcagagctggcagcttaccctgtaaaaaaaaaaaatcagcatattTAAGCTTAACTAGTTGGATTGTACCATTTCATAACACTTGGTCCTGCTTTTTTAAGACCCTATTTTCTTTGTCTCGGACATCACAGCCTTCATTAAGCAGCCACTGTGTTATTCCTGCTATGATACTGAAAATTTGAATACATTTCTTGTTAATGTGTTTATTTGTAACTCATAATTCAAACAACTGCTGCAGaattttctgtaattaaatatatattttttaaagcagtagGAGCTGTAAAAGTAACACAGGCTGGCATATTAAGAGACAACTCCACTTTTACCTTATTTGGAACCATCTGTAGTTCCATGTACGTGGATTTTTGCCAACATCTGCAAACCACAGTAGGTCTCCAATAGTAAGGACTAAATTTTAGTTTGTAAGAATTATCTACACACTTGCTAATTTGACTTGATACATTTACTTTTATGTATCAATCAATAAAATGACACCAAAGGACAGAATATATTTGTGAAGGACTGTAAGTGGGACAGAAGCTGGACCTAAGGCAACGCAGCACTGAAAAGGAAAGAGCAATGCTTTTGCATATTCAGCAGACAGTAATGCTGCAGGGCTCTGTAGCACAAGGTAGCCAGCATTCTCCATATTAAAATAACTCTGTGTATCTCCTGTTCCCAGGATTACATTATGCTCTGTGAGTATCTCTGGCTCCTTTTTAGCATGTATTATAAAGGAGAGTGGATATTATGATGCTGGTTTGTGTGCATATCTGTGAGTGCTCCACCTCAAAATTTTGCAGCTGTTGGTTGAAGTAAAATCTGACTGCCCAATCTCAAAAGATATATTTCTGATTGTTGTAATTAAAGCAGGCATCTAGGCTGAAGTCAGAACTCCTACTAATATCCTCATTGATAGGAAGGTAGTAGTGTGGATTCAACCCTTACTAAACACAATAGAAACTGCACAGAGAGAGACATTGTGAGTGCTCTTACCATAAAGAAGACATCAACAGACACATTCATCTTCTTAGATACCAGAGGATCCAAGTGGAAAATGTAAATGCTTAAGAAACTATACGGTGAGTCAGTGGCAAAGACAGAAATAGAAGCATTGCCCTGCTTTTATTCCTATATTGGGTTGGAAGGAGTGAAATGTAAGCTTatgggagagggaggaaagaaaaacacagggGAAAACACAACGCTGTGTGAAAATTAGTGTGAGAAGTGAGTTGCAAATGGTATAAGCTTTGATTTTAACTATGTCTTGAACTTATCTTACTTTGGATAGAACAGGAAAGTTCTGggcaaaataatggaaaaaatactgaTGGAATGGATAAATCAGTCTTTCATGACTTCAGAAAACTTGCGAGCTTGCTCCGTCTGTGTAAAATATAAACTTGTCCAAAGAATATATGTAAGATATATTACAATAGATATATATAACGGCCTGATACTGtatgttttttaaatgcaatcACTGCATTTTAAATCTCTCTCCCTCCAAGAAGAGATTTATATAAGAAACCAAAATCagtttccttctccttcccctttctttctccttgtCTTCTCCCttataaaattacatcatcctaGACTAAGTGCTCACATGTTTTATAGCACATATGATTAAAAGGAGCCCTgattcagaaattaaaattgagCCTTTAACAGTTTACTATGACTGCATGTGGAGCTCATTCCTCAGTCTAGCTCACTGACATGCTGGCTGGACAACTGAGGCAGATACAAACTCAGGGCTCAAACAGGGCATGATAATTCGACCCAAGCCTCAAGGTGCCTCCTGGAAGGGCACTGCCTTTGTCATGGCCTGTGCCGTGGTGCCACAGCTGGCTGGGGGCACCCGCAGGTGAATGGCAGGGtgtgctctgtgcctgggaGCTGTGTGCAGGGCTGGTGCCACGTGTCACTGGTGCTCTGTGCTCATACAGGCAGCGACTGGAGGCTGCAGCCACACTGACCCAGTGTCAGCGTTTCTGCTTTGTCAACTGAATGTAACACCCAAGTGGTAAATTAAATAGTTAATGCAATTTTGAGGTCTTGGCCAAATGGGAGAGGATTATTATAACAAAACTTTGGGAAGTGGTGTCGATTTTTAGTATGTGGTCTCACTGTGTAAAATGTATTGAGGTACTGGTAAAATGATGCTGTGGCTAAGTTGTCTTCCTTGCAGTCTGAAAAGCCATTGGTAGTATGTGAATCAGACCAAACTGGGGTTTGTGATTAGCTCTGGTGACTAACAGTCCCATTGGGGACTGATTTTAAAtgtcttggaaaaaaatgtcattgaAGGTGATAATGTTACGTCTGAAACCAGTATGATTATCTGTCTAACCAACTAGTCATCTCTGAATAGCTAAAGAATCTTTCTGTACACTTATAATCTTGGCTTTATATGTTATATTCATGCTTTCAATGCCATGTGAGTTTTGTGAACTTGATCGTATGCTGAGGCTGCTAGCCTATTTTTATAGCAGATCCAGCATTTACTGCTGAAAACAGTAGTTTACTACAGAGATATGGATTAGCTGTATGAGTGAACTGGAAGTTGATGAATAATTCATTGTTTCAGAAACTGTCTAGAGAAGTTAGAGGAAGAATAACTAAATGGATAGCTAAGTATCAGAAGCATGTTTAGTCTGCCCAGACTTAAGAGGAATAATTTGAATGTTTGTCATCCAGTACAGAGTCCACTCTGTAGCTCTTCACATATTTTGAAGTTCATATTGTTCTCTCAGTGATTTCACCATGAAGTTTTTACCAAATCAGCTCTTGAGTTTGGAATACCTTTAAAGTTAAGTAaggacaaataaaaaatatgtaataCCCAACATAACTACTTTTCTGGGAAAAGGATCTGGCTTCTCTTCCAAAAATAAAGGCCAgagatcccaaattcactttttgggAAGCCCCACCAAGCATTACTGTAGGAGAGTTTATGAATTCCAGTCTGCAGGGGTGCTGCAATGCTTTCCATGACCTAATTTGGAGAAACTCTATTTGCAATTTGGATTCCTGTGTAAGGGCATTAGGAGAACAAACACTATAGGTAAATGGCTTTTCCACAACACTTACTGGTATCACAGCACAAGGGGTTCTCGGCTGTGAGGATGCCACCTTTTGCTGGCTGGACCACCAAGCAGGTGAACTGATTTCCTagagagaaaaagggaagtTGCACTATTTTGATACTCTAGGTCTCACATGAAAGCTGCATGTTTTTTCTAGCACCTAACCACTGAATGTGTAAGTGCTTTCAGAATTCTTGGGTATACCACCTAGACAAGATGACTCttacacttttaaaattataggATGTCTCTGATTTATCTTACAAATACTCTTCCGTTTGAGAGAAAGCTTGGTATCCATTACTGAAAAGATTACAGCAAGAGTAGCTGTCTTCCCATCATGTACTTTGGTTTACAACTGAcatagagaagaaaatattcccattcccaggacTGCCTAAATCCTCTTTGATTATCCCCTTTACTCTCTAGTGATACAGAAAATGCACAGTCATGTAGAGCCTTACCAACCCTTCAAATTGCTTTCTTATTCTCTCTCCGCTGTATTTCACTATTCCTGTGTCTGTCTTCAGTATTCAGTTTTGGAGCTGGATCCCAGAATTCAAGAGGACTCCACTTTGTTTTAGCTTTGAGCAGACATCAATCATTTAGCCATCTTGGAGATTTTGACAAATTGCTTTTCAGTGATAAGGTCATTCCATTGCTTTATTTTATcatgattttatttctcttattcCCCAGAACAAGCATAAGTGAACCTCTTGGTTTTCTCCTTCTGCTGTTCTTAGTGGCCCAGCTTTTACCAGCACCCTGGCTCAGTTCTAGTTATCTGCCTCTCAAGGCAGCTCAGGTGAGAGGAATCAGTGCTGGCACTTTATCCCCTCTGGCCTCCCAGACTGGGCCTTCCTGGGAGAGTGCCAATGCCTGAGCAGTATTTTTCACCTTGACAGCAGACAGCCTCGCCAGCTCAGGTGGGGATGAAATGCCCATTGTGACACTTGGGTGCAGTCCCAAATGCAGAGGGTAAAACCAGAAGCTTTAGTTGCCAGACAGCCCCGTGAGAGTGGTGTTAACTCTCCTGGTCTTGAGCACCATTCTCAGGCAGCCATGGAGCACCTCTGCAAGGCAAAGCAGCGCACATctggctgcagggatgctggggtGGACTTGGCTCCTGACACAGCCCCGTGGTTTAGGAAGCAGAAATATGGTTTCAATGCAATCTTTGCTTTCTTGCACATGAGCTGTGTAATTGAGTTGCATTTTATTTAACAAAGCAATGTGTTCAGCTGCGCGGGTATTTTATCACAGAGCCTGCCATTTTCCAGCAAGGCAtgtctgaaaagagaaaagaggtcttggttttgtttctttaaacaGGAATGCAAATTACATGACATTGCTATAGTAATCTGTACCTATATTATTTTAACTAGCATTTCATCTAGGTTAATGTCATCAAGATAATGTGAAAACCAGTCTATAATAAAGTGTTCACCATTTCAAAATGCTATCTCTGTATACTTTAAGATACAAACACCTCATTGACTGTTATTGCATTTATAAAACTAGCtttaaaattaagattaaaaGATGCTATCCACCCCATATTTCTAATAGAGGGCACACACACAGATCTTGAAGAATGAAAGATTTTTGAAATTCACTCTTACCAACTGATGTGGCAGAACTATTTCCAAATCATACTCCGATCCCAGTAGAAATGATTCATTTGTTTCTACTTACGACAGTATGTTTCCAACATAGTAGATAAATGATGTCTTTGCTTCAGAATATgtgaatttaaattaattaaaaataaatgtgcatTTCCCTTACTTTTTTTGCCCATGTCTCCACAATGTGTGAAATTTTTTTTGAGAGATGATGTGCATTATTTTCAAAGGACAGACTTCAGATTAATTTTCTGTCTACACAGGGTAGTGCCCAGCACTCAGAATTAAGAAATCAAATTTAATCTCTAATCAACATTATTTGACTTTAAAGAATTTCAGACAGCCACAAcattgcattttgttttgtgttcatttagAGATTTAATGGAACAGAGCCTATGAGCAAGCTGGCAAGCTTTCTAGCATCTGGGAGATGTGATACATGATAGGCTGAATTCTAGTGCTTGATAAGGAGCATTTCAGTCTCATCCTGTCACAGGTGTGCACGCTGTCCCTGTCAGAACAGTTTGGACTGCACAGTCACACTACATGGGCATGGTGCACAGCTGCTTCCTGGAGGGAAGATCCTGCCCCTGCCTCTAGTAAGGCTTGGTGCTTGGAAAACCTGTGTTTGAGGATTAGTAGTAGTTCAGTACAGAGAACATAAGCAAGGCAGAAGTGATGGCAGGAGGCAGATAAAAGCCTTTTAAAGGGTTTAGAGCCCTATATTCACTCTTCTTTCTTTGAAGATTCCACATCCCTATAATCTGTCCAACATGTATTTTAGAGCAATCTTTGGATTCCTCTCACTCCTTtgacagcacaaattttctcTTACCTAAGTTAGGGTATGAGCCCATACTGGCAAGCCTAATTTACCCACTTACTGCAAGCACATGGCTGGACCACAGCATGTAAAGTAACTGGGCATTGATGCTCAAGGATGCTTACAGACTCGTAGGCACAACAGATAAGGTT
Encoded proteins:
- the LOC110475644 gene encoding D(1) dopamine receptor-like, giving the protein MGSAALGGGPWVLRALTGCLLGALVLSTLLGNALVCLAVLRFRHLRNKVTNWFVLSLAISDLCVALLVMPWKAVTEVAGGSWLFGSHFCDTWVAFDIMCSTASILHLCIISLDRYWAIASPFRYERKMTQRLACAMIAMAWALSILISFIPVQLQWHKAKDSRDPGSWLPGTPRCDVRLNRTYAITSSLISFYIPVAIMIITYTRIYRIAQAQICRISTLERAGGQWPAPGKEPTSSLRSSLHKETRVLQTLSIIMGVFVCCWLPFFLLNCLLPFCQPSLDEDPEGQSLCIGQTTFNVFVWFGWANSSVNPVIYAFNADFRRAFSNLLGCQCCCCGAPESAVERVNFSNELVSYHLDTTCQKGAVPLSVPPAATTAWVQPVPHAINLQEEDSSEELSMEKRVVTSQTQTAFGSSPSSCQVPAILKLDCKAKPSL